One Gopherus evgoodei ecotype Sinaloan lineage chromosome 1, rGopEvg1_v1.p, whole genome shotgun sequence genomic window, gaaagccttggaattaaaataaattgcTGGCTGCAGAGATGTGTGTTTGGTCGCTTTTTACCTTTTCCAGTATGTGAGATCTAAAAAGGAGAAGACTGGTGTTCTGCTGGACCCAGGGCTCATCTCGGTGTCGGATCCATCATCAGACTGGTTACTGTAACAGGGAGACTGAGCGGGGGAGGCACTTGAGGTGGTGCTGTGGGCATCAGAGTctataggggaaaaaaacaaaaaaaaaatttattgggTGTAACTAGTTTCTTTCCTACCCTCAGACCGTGGAAAAGTCTGAGGCAAGCAGCACTATTATGGCCAGTGAGAATATTATTAAAAAAAGGTGACAATTGCTGCTCTCTGTTGGCACTTACAAAGTTTCAGAGGTGATCATTTGTCAACATTATGGAAACATTtcgaggaggagaaggatcttgggGAAAGACAGAGTGGGTCTCAGAAGGCTCAGGATTCAGTTCCTAGATCCACCACACATTTCtggtgtgaccctgggcaagtcgcTTCAATCTCCTgggtgaaatccaggccccattgcagtcaatgggaagactcagtttcctcatctgtaaaatggggataatacttccttccCATCACCCTGCATTTCTCTTATCTGTTTGGACTCTGATCCTTCAAAGACTTACTCttatcaatgagactactcacaatGTGCAAAGTTAGGTGTGCAGGTAAGTTTTTGCACAATTTGGATATTGGACTGCAAGGGTTGTTTCTGACTGCGTATATATACACAATGAATAGCATAATGAGGCTGACATGATTGTTGCCTAGAAGAGGCTGAAGTCCATCCTTTGAGACACTTAAAATTACACCACACAAAGCActaaccaataaataaataaataaataaataaaataacttaaTAAGGTCTTTTCAGTATCTAGCATCTATGAAACTTCTGCCCAGGAAGTTATTTTCTGGGACAATTTCAAATCACTGAAATCAGGGGCTTagaataaaagtgcttttgcccTCAGTTCAACCCATCTCTTGGCATCTGCAACTTCCCCACCCTGAGGTCAGATGTACATcctctacccctccccccaaacccctcctaaTTCCACCCTCAAACAATTCAAGGATGAAAGGGTTACATAAACATATTTTCTCATTTAACCACTGAATGCATTGAACAGTATCTAATTAGGCCAGTTAACAATTAGCTACTTTGGCAATAAACTGCCTTCCTAAAACTCTGTGTCTACTTACTGTGTCGTTTGAATTCCTTTTGCAGTTTGCTGATTTGATTGCTCTTTATCCTGCTTCCAGAGagagttttcattttctttggttTCAGTGTTGTTTTAAGACTGGGTCCAGCCCTTGCATCCACCACCTGAAAGGCAGCATGGATACATTTAATTCCCTCTGCCCACAATTCTGTATCAGAACTAGGGCCTGATCTACAGATAAAGCCACTCTGGTCTAATTAAAGatattttaaaccaatttagttcaCTTGTGCAACTATGTGTGTTGACAATCATTTCAGCCTGGCTTATATCAGGCCtaaggcatggctacacttgcaagttggagtgcattaaagcagccttGTGCACTCTAACTCACGACGCGTCCACACTAGCAAGGTATGTAGAGTGCCTGGACTCCGCAGCTAGAGTGCTCCTGATAAtccacctcggcgagtggaataacatttgatgCGCCCCTACTGGAGCGCTGCAGCGCCAGTGTGGATGTCCTGGTCTGTTAATGCACTCTGATCGGCcttcagaagtgtcccacaatacCTGTTCTAGTCACTCTGGTCATCATTtggaactctactgccctgctctcaggtgaccaactgtcagacctgccctttaaatcttctgggaattttgaaaatctccttcctgtttgctcagccaggcgtcgAGTGCTCTCTgcaaatctttccaggtgaccatgcttTCACGCGCCAGGCGATCCCCAGAACGGAGCAAcggcgaggtgctggacctcagggtttggggggaggaagctgttcaGTCCTAActgcactccagctgtaggaattacgataccttcaggcagatatcaagggacataaTGGaaaaaggggccatgaccaggatgcagtgcagggttaaagtgaaggagctgcagagtgcatactgcaaagcccatgaggcaaACCTCCGCTCCAGTGCTGCCACTGcaacctgccatttctacaaagagctggacgtgatacttggaggcaaccccacctccactccaagtACTACCATGGACActtctcctgccttgttgaactgggctctggagaaggaggaggaggaaagcgggaGCAAGGGTACTGAGGAATAGGAAGACACCccggcatccctagatgcatgcagccaggagctgttctcaagccaggaggaaggcagccagtcacggcagccggtgcttggggaaggacaaacaccagaggaggttcccGGTAGTGGCTtgtattttgggaaggaagttattcggtgcaggctcttggggcgAGAAAgtttagggctgcatgcatgcctagatgcggaagcaggcgttgatgtgctctctcacatcaaTCAGCCTCAgcgatctcttcaaaggtctcatcaaGAAgttgggcaatgcacttgcacaggtttcttgggagagccactgtggtccttgtcccagtcaggctaacatgtccatgccactgtgctgtggggggtggggggggactattgctgcacacaggcaagcagcaTATGGCACAGTCCGGAAGCcgcattgtagtagaagaccctcccttgcttcccaggccACTCTCAGCAGTGAAggatcttccaggattaactcctgtggaaaatgtgatgACAGTATTCAGTACAGGgcccccctgcagctgctggctctccccaaggcacagaaacccagaggataGTACAGCCATGAAAGAGTCAGTCCTCCatgaccctgtgcttactcaccattttggggctcctgtgggttatgtgcgctcacTTTTGAatgggcaaattatgctattgtgtagactgtgcttgcccttaaatatgggggaatcattgctctgtctggtgcaaacaatgctgcctctgttaagtgttcattttgcctttacagatgcaaccttgagatctcagccatctGTGTTATCACCAGCTGAAGGACTCCAACAAGTTAGGAAGAGGCCAgtagaagcaaagaagacatgctgcatgaagtaataCAGCAGACCctgaatgaaaaaaatcaaagagtGCAGGAGTGGCGGgaaagtgaaagaagaaaacaccagCAGAACGAGGAGTGCTGACACAAAAGCGCGGAGCTCTGCAAAGCACGGAGTGGCTAataagcatcatggagcaccAAGTGGACTCGATCCGGGCTTTCGTAGCAAATGCAGGTAGAGCACTACCGTGCCCGCCCCACCCCCGAGCccgtcccaaaactctttcccttgtgcccccatgtcacctacAACCCACTTTTCCCCTTGGAAAACTCTACTGGTTCTATCTGGGTTCttaacacctgtagcttcaccaccaaGCCCTGAAAACCAAGACCCTTactcactgcactcaacccccatcaccatgcattgTAGCcaccctgaagtgcagcactcattgcacagcactccagacaggacatacgcaaatctgtgattgtaccaaTCCCCACCCGACCCctttgccctttctgtttcccaggaagatgtgtttcttttcaacaaatgcattttcttttcaataaatggattttttggctttgaaaagagtctttattattgcataaagtaaaagataccttcgCCCAGGAAAGACACATGCACTGCAAGTCAGcacagcaaacacagattcctactaacattggaaccactgcacttcactcccatgcagggcaccagacattactggtggctttcagcctcaaattgctctctcaaggcatccctaattcttgcagccccatgctgggcccctctaatagccctgctctctggctgttcaaattcaacctccaggtgttgaacctccgagttccatgcctgagtgaatctttcacccttcccttcccaaatgttatggagggtacagcacgcggatataacctcAGGGATGcggtcatcggccaggtccagcttcccatatagaGAGGACCAGCGGCCCTTTATAAGTCCAAAAgtacactccacagtcattctgcaccagctcagcctgttgttgaactgctccttgctgctgtcaaggctccctgtgtagggcttcgtgagccacggcattaacgagtaagcggggtctccaaggatcacaatgggcattttgacttctcctacagtgatcttctgttCTGGGAAAAgagtcccagcttgcagcttcctgaacaggccagtgttctgaaagacaTGTGAATCACGCACCTTTCTGGGCCagtctgtgttaatgtcaattaaatgcccacggtgatccacaagtgcttggagaaccacagagaaataccccttccaattaacatactcggaggctaggtgggctggtgccagaattggaatatgcgttcCATCCATCACCCCTCCACCGTTAGGAAACCCATCTGTTCAAAGCCAGCCACAACGTCATGCACGTAACCCAGAGTCtcagttcttctgagcaggatgcgattaatggccctgcaaacttgaaCCAACACTATTCCAAGGGTTGaccttcccactccaaactggttcccgaccgatcggtagctgtctggagctgccagcttccagattgcaataaccacccgcttctccactggcagggcagctcaatgtgtgtccttgcaccgcagagTGGGGGCaagatcatcacaaagtcccatgaaagtggcttttctcatccgaaagttctgcagccactgctcatcatcccagacttgcatgacgatgtgatcccaccactcagtgcttgtttcctgagaccaaaagcagcattccatgGTGGGGAGCATGTCCgtaaatgccacaagcaattaTGTGTCGTATGCATTACTCGAGTCGATATCATTggagtcctcactgtcagtttggatcttaaggaataactTGACTGCCAAACATgacgtgctggcgagactcatcagcatattcctcagcagttcaacATCCATTCCCGCAGatcgaaagggaagacagagcacgcagcacaaaaaatgttgaaagatggcgccaaatgtgaacagcagcacagggattgctgagaTGTGaaccgatgcatcacggggcgttgggacagggcCCAGAATGCCCCGAACCCTCGCCCcattcccacaagccacagtgccagaaTGAGAGGTGgtgttctgtgggatagctgcccataatgcactgctcccaatgccactgccagtgccgcaaatgtggccactccagtgtgcttgcagctgtcagcgtggacagactgcagcgctttccctactgcattCTCCAAAGGCTGGCTTAACTCAAAatgctctacatctgcaaatgtagccatgaCCCTAGTCTACATGAGAAAGtaaaactggtttaaaataaCAGCTTTAGTTAAACAACTTTCTTGTGCATAAAAGGCTTCAGTTTAGCTCGCCCCTTTAATTAAGGCCATTTAAACCAACAGACGAGAGTGTCCACACTGATTTAAAAACCTGTGCAAACCCAATTTATGCTAACTTCTGTGTTTAGGCATGCCCAAAGCAATGAACAGCATGTTTAGCTCCCTTGTTGCTGTCAAAAAACTCTCCTGGAAAGATTGATGACcaatttcccccccacccaaaaaaaatctggctctttTTTTCAATCGCAGGCCCAAAGCAGATTAATATATCAAATCAGAGAGTGGGAATGACTGTGACACAGTTATTTTAAGTACTTCACTAAGCCAAGCTGATTTATGTTACTGAAGCAAGTTACCTTGTTCgttcaaactttccaaaaaaaagAATTCATCTTTGGGCTGAGGCCAAGTCTGGAATGTTTAGTCTCAAGGGAGAATTCTGGACAAATTTAGGAGCATGTGAAAATTGAGGGGGTAAGAAGAGAACTGTCTCCAACAATCACTTGAATCTTGCACATGTAAGCCATCTGAAGGCAGGGAATAGCCACACTTCAGAATGTTCAGAGCAGCTTTTACAGGTGCTGAGGAGTGAAGAGAAAACACTTGACCGTCTCTCTCTAGTGGAGTGGACAGAAGGGGAACATGAAttacagagaggggaaaaaatagccaACTAACGTGATTCCAGTTTTTCTTTGATCCTGCTGGCAGCTTTTTCCATCTTTTCACCAAAAGAACACACGCATTGCAGATATCTCCTGAGCGGACTTCATGGAGCCTGACAAGAGAAGACCCTGTTTATTATTTAACCTCTTGTAAATCAACCCAATTAATATAAAGAGAGAGACAACAGATTCTCAGGcaaagattttccaaagtgactagtgatttttggtaCTCACTTATTTTGAATGTCCAACTTGAAACACCTTAAAAGTGCTTACCCTACAGAAAAGTGCTCAACACTTTGGAGAATCTTTTTATTAGAACAAACCTCATCCATTTAAAAGTTCATTTTTAAGTAATCCCAGTTGATCTGATGAACACGCCATTCAGCTCTTGAACTTTTCATACAATTTCAAATAAAAGCTCTGATCCTGTAAGAGTTCCATGAGTTGCACTCCTGCTGAACTCTATAGGTGCTCTGTGCACAGCCCAACAACTTGTAAACATTGGCATGAAGACTGCACTTGTTTGCTTCCAATAAGCCTATTAAAAATGTTTCCCTTACAGTTAAATCTTTTTGGAATGACTCAAAGAAGGAGATagattatggattttttttttttttggctagttAAGTAAATGGACTTTGAAATACTGTAGAAGTGAA contains:
- the SINHCAF gene encoding SIN3-HDAC complex-associated factor gives rise to the protein MFGFHKPKMYRSIEGCCICRAKSSSSRFTDSKRYEKDFENCFGLHEVRSGDICNACVLLVKRWKKLPAGSKKNWNHVVDARAGPSLKTTLKPKKMKTLSGSRIKSNQISKLQKEFKRHNSDAHSTTSSASPAQSPCYSNQSDDGSDTEMSPGSSRTPVFSFLDLTYWKRQKVCCGIIYKGRFGEVLIDTHLFKPCCSNKKSATEKPEQQGPQSPAISNQEGW